A segment of the Bdellovibrio bacteriovorus genome:
CATTTTTTCTGCGGCTTTGCTGGAATAGCGGCCTTGGGTGGAAATCGCATACTGTGTTCCGTAGGCCTCAGCGGTGGCGTGATCCGGGCGTTCTTTGGCGGTCAGGATGACAGGTGAAGTTGAAGTCGTCTGACAACCCAGTGCCAGCAGAGAAATTGAAAGTACGAGAAGTTTTGTTTTAGTCATTGTTTCTCCATCCGGTTTTAAAGGTCCATTCAATGAATTCTTTGTGTCGCTTTTCGGGTTCTGGCGGGTGATATTCGCCGTCCATCGGGGTGATCACGAGACTTTCTATGGGATCAAGTCCCATTTCGGCTCTTCGGTTGTTGAGATTTTTTTCATCCTCAACATCGGTGATGCGCAGGATGCCGTTTTCATCCCAGTCGGCATTGGTGCCGTAAACCTGCTTTCGTCCCTCATAGAAACGAATACGGTCAATCAGAATGGCAACGTAACTTTTAGGGACTTTTCCATTCTTGGCCAGATCAATCAGCACGGGTTCCTGCATGCGCATGAACTCTGGCCAACTGATTGCGTGCAAAATGATTCTTAAAGCGGCGGTGCAGGCCTCTTCGCCGACAAGGTCGATTGTGGGGAAGCCTTTTTCAACAATCAGGTCATTCAGTTTTCTGGCATTGCGCAGGTGAACTTTTTCCATCTGGGCGTTGTAACCCTGAAACAACTCGCCCGTGGCAGCCAGTGCTTCACGCACGGCCTCGTCTTCACGCATCAGGTGCAGGATTTCTTCTGCATAGCTCATCCGAAGAATTCCCCCATGATGCGGTTTTTTTCGATGTCCGGAATGAAGCTCGCATCAAAGGCGATCTGATTGCATTTGTGGAAGTCCTCTTTGGTAAAGCCATGCACGCGGTGAAGGACTTCATAGTCATCACTCAAAGTCGTTGCAAATACGCCGGGATCGTCGGAATTGATCGTGACCAGAACGCCTGCCTGCATCAGCCTGCGGATCGGGTGTTCTTCGTAAGTCGGGAAGGACTGGGTCAGATAGTTGCTGATCGGGCAAATCTCTAGGGGAATGCGGCGGTCTTTCACCAGTTCCAATACGGACGGGTCGTTGATGATCTGAATGCCATGCCCAATTCGTTCTGCACCCAGGATCTCGATGCTGTCGCGAACCCAATGAGCAGAAACCGGGCTTGGCGTTTCACCAGAATGCACGGTGATGCGCAGGCCCGCCTTTTTGGCTTTTTGGAACAGGGGAGCAAAGACTTTCGGATCAAAGCCCTCTTCGTTGTCTGCCAGGTCCAGAGCCAAAAAGCTGTCTTTGTGGTCAATGGCGAAATCCACAACTTTTTCCGCAACGTCAAAGGACTTGATCCTTTGAACGATGCAGATCAGGCCGATCAGCATCGGGAACTGTTTGCGGGCTTGTTCGATGCCTTTTAGCAAAGAGCGGTGGATCTTTTCGAAAGTCAGGGATTTGTGTCCATCGGCGATAAAGGTCGGCGCATAACGCAACTCAAGAAGACGAACTCCGTCATTAAAGGCGTCCTCACAAGCTTCATAGGCGACGCGGGTCAGGATTTCTTCACTGGCCAGAACTTTCTGTGCATTCATGAACTTATTCAGCACCGAACCCAGGTCCTTCATGGGACCCGTAATCAAAAACTGATCCTTTTGCCCCTGGGAGGTGGGGGCCAGCGGAATGCCCACTTGCGGAGCCAGTTCCAGAATGGTGCTCCAACGCACTGAGCAGTCCAAATGACGGTGCAGATCCACTTTCAGGATGTCGCGAATATTGTGAGAATAGAGCCTTTCCATTTGATGTTCCTCGCTCTGGGCAGTAAAACTATATCCTATGACAGAACCGATTCAGATCAAAACAAAACTCGCAGGCAACCCTACTCAAGAACCTCAATTCAAAAGCTTTGTTAAAAGCAAAGACGGACGTCAGATTCCAGTGGCCGATCCTAACGCGACTCGCGCCCTTGTTTCTTTGATGGATATGAACGCCGTCCTTGGTGGCGCGGCTTCTCACTATGGCGGTCCTGCTGCTTTGGCGGAACTTATGTCCGCACTGCACGGTCATGTGTTTGATGTGGCGGCTCGTGAAAACAAGCAATGGTATGACCTGTTCCATATCGTGAACGACGCAGGTCACTGCGAAAACGGTCTGTATGCTTTGAAAGCCAATTACAAAATGGCGGGTCTGACTTTGGACAGCCTTAAAAAATTCCGTTCGATCGAAAGCGGTCTGACGGGTCACGGTGAAGTGCACTGCTTCCCGGAAGGGGTGTTTATCTCCAACGGTCCTTTGGGTTCTGCGTTCCCGCAGACTCAAGGTGTGGCGATGGGCGAGGCGATCTCTGGCAAAAACCGTGTGACGGTGACCACGATCTCTGACGGTGCCTGCATGGAAGGTGAAGCGAAAGAAGCTTTCGCGGCAATTCCGGGTCTGGCAAAAACCGGCAAGATGGGTCCTTATGTTTTGATCATCAGCGATAACAACACGAAACTTTCCGGTCGTATCGATGCGGAATCTTTCTCGATGACTCCGACCTTCGCGTCTTTGAAGGACCTGGGTTGGAATGTGATCAACCTTGCTGAAGGCAATGATCTGCAAAAATGTTACGACACGATTGTTAACGCTATCGAGCAGGCCAAAGCCAATCCGATGGCGCCGGTTGTAATCCACGCAAAAACCGTGAAAGGCATCGGCACCAAGAAAACCGCAGAATCCGCAACGGGCGGTCACGGTTTCCCTCTGAAAAGCCCTTCTGAATTGCCTGCATTCGTTGGCGAAATTCTGGGTGGCGCGGCTTTGCCGGATGTTTTCAATACCTGGATTGCTGAACTGAACAAATGGGAAGCGGACATCAAAGCCAGCGGTGTGAAAGATTCCGGTGAAAAAATTCAAGTCGGCATTTCTTCCGCGATGGTGCGTGCACGCAAAGCCGGTTTCCCGGTTTTGAGTGTGACTTCGGATCTGCCAGGTTCCACAGGGGTTGCGGGCTTCCGTAAAGAATTCCCTCAAGATTCCTTCGACGTGGGTATCGCAGAATCCAACATGGTTTCAACAGCGGCGGGTTTGTCCAAGCTGGGTTACATCCCGGTTGTTGATACCTTTGCTCAGTTTGGTGTGACCAAAGGCGCTTTGCCTCTGACGATGGGTGCATTGTCTGAAGCGCCGGTGATTGCGGTGTTTTCTCACACCGGTTTCCAGGATGCGGCGGACGGGGCTTCCCACCAAGCGCTCAGCTATGTGGCGATGGTTTCCTCCATCCCGCATGTGGATGTGTATTCCCTGTCTTGCAGTGAAGAAGCCGACGCTTTGATGTACACGGTGATTGAAAACTTCGCCAAAGCCCGCAAGGAAGGTAAAGTTCCGAATTCAGCGGTGTTCTTCTTGGGTCGTGAAAACTTCCCTAAGACCTATGTGGCTGGTACTTCCTATGACTTGCGTAAAGCGCAGGTTCTGGCGGACACGACAGCGGGTAAAACCAAGTCTGTGGCGATTGCAACGACAGGTTCTTTGGTCCCACAAGCTTTGCAGGCGGCTAAAGATCTTGAATCCAAAGGTGTGGGTGCGGTTGTTGTGAACTGTGCCTGTGTGAACCATGTGGACGTGGCGACCTTCAAAACTGTTTTGGAAAAAACTCAAGGGCACTTGATCACGGTGGAAGATCACCAGTTGCTGGGTGGTTTTGGTCAGATTCTGACTCATGCTCTGATGAATGCCGATGTGACCTTCAAGGTGAAAAGCCTGGGTGTTCACGGCGAATTCGGTCAAAGTGCTTACACGGCGGCTGACCTTTATCGCAAACACAAGGTGGATGCGTCCGCGATCGTCGAAACCACGGGCACCTTCTTCCAAAAAAGCGGCGCCTGGTAACAGGAGGGCCCCCCGCAGTTTTTGGGCCGACACTGCGTTAGGCTATGTGAAATAAAATGAAACCCCACTGTCGAATGGCTGTGGGGTTTTTTATTTGCAGGTCCAAGGTCCGTAAACAGATATTGCCACTAGTAGGTGTCAATCCCTTCGGTGAAAATGGATATATATCAAAACTTCTGAGGGGTTCATGAAACTTCTGACCAGCGTGATTGTGTTTGTGATTTTTGGACAGTCAGCAGTGGCGGCAACAATGCCGGCCTTCACGCGTTTTGGCGAAGGCTTCTCGGTTCAACCCAAGACCGAGAAAAAAGTCACGATGCCCAAAGTGATGTCCCAGGACACTTTGGGGCTTTGTTATTCTTTTGCTGCCGCCGCGATCATGACTGCGGAAAAATGCCGAATCGAAAAAAAAGACTGTAACAATCTGCCGGATTCAGAGGTGTTTTCCCCTTTGGACGTGGCCCGATTTGGAAATGATCCCGACGGAGAGAATACCTTCGAGTCGTCTTACCGTGGTATCCGCGAGGGCGGTCCGGGGGCTTTCACTCTGGAAGTGGCGGCAACGTTTGTCGGCAACGCGGCTTCTCAGCAGTGCATGTCTCTGGATAAAGTTCTGACGAAAATCGGCGGAGCACAGATGGGGACGGAGGCTCAGGTGGCGGCCTTCAAACGTTTGCGCAAAAAATACGATGAATACCGCAAGATTGATCCAAACTGCCAAACCTGTCTTTCTGATTTTTTTGCCACGGCCAAGACCGAAGTGGACAAGGATTTTGCTGTCGACACAGATCCGGCCCGATTGTTAAAGGCTTTCAGCGAAGAGACCTATGAAAAGTTCTTTGACCGGCTTGTGACCCCGAAAGAATGTGCTCGGGCGAAAAATCGTGCCTACTTTGAGGGGATGGGCTCCACTGAGATAAGTCTGTTTCCCAAGAAGGGGCAGAAGGCAGACTATGCGAACTCTATTGCAGAGATTAAAAAGCAATTGTCTGCCGGGCATCCAATACTGCTTTCGAATATTTGTCTGAATGAAAAATACTCCGACGACTGTCCCGCCCCAGGTGTTGAGGGCGGAAACAAACATGCGACGGTGATTTCCGGTTATCGCCGCATGTGTGACAAAGCCAACAAGTGCTATGATGCAGTTCAGATTCATAATAGCTGGGGGCAGGAGTGGCAGGACACTTATAACGGTGGCTGGGTCGATGCTGAAACGCTGTTGAACTATACCGGATATCCCGAACAAATGCTGGCCTGGCTGTCAGACAAACCAAAGGACAAATAATGAAAATGCTTGCGATGATTTCAGTTTGGATTTTGGTGGCGTCGGCAGCCTGGGCAGACCTGAAGATTTATGATGGCAAAGTATATAAGCCGTTGAAGGTGCAGGAATACCAGAAATTGAAATTGTCAGTGGATTGTTTTAAGGGAAAAACCCCAAGTTGTGATGCGTGGAAGGCCGCTCAGAAACAGGCCCCTCGCGCAAATCTGCCTCAAGCCCTCGCGGGAAATCCCGCTGCCAGATATTGTCTGGATGCCGGGGGCGAAAACCGCATCGCCAAATCAGACAAGGGTGCCGAGTTTGACTATTGCATGTTTAAAGACGGCTCGATGATCGAAGCCTGGGGACTTTATCTGAAGTTTAATCCCGTCAGCGAAAGAAAATAAAAAAGCCCCGGGGAATCCCAAGGGCCTTTAATGAACGCCGATTTACGCGGCGTTTATGCAGAAGTAAGCAGGTACCTTTTTAGAGGGTGCCGCAGAGGTACCTTTTTACTTAATGGAAACTTCGCATTGGAAGGTGCCGACTTCGGTTTGTTCGCCCAGGCCCCACCAGTATACTTTGGCAGTGTGGTCGACAACGCTGATGACCAGTTCGAATTCGTAGGATGCTTCAACCCAGAAATCATAACGAACTTCAGTGTCAGAAGCGGCGCTGGATTCTCTTGCCAATGCCGGACCGTTTTTGTCCAGAGTGGAAACAGAGTAATCACCAACACTCAAAGACCAGTTCTTCGCGTCTTCGATCAGAAGTACAGTGGGATTTTTTTGGATGTTGAAATCTTCAGATACATCCGGGCTTTGGGAAAGTTTGGTAGCTTGGCAGTCAAAAACTCTCTGGCCGGCGAAAGACAGGCTGGAGAAAAGCATCGCAGTCACAAAAAAGATAGATTTCATGATTTTGTCCTTTGTTTAATGGCGTCTTGCTATCTCGTTTAGGGCGAAAAGTCTTTGATAGAAAACCCGCAGGCTTTCAGGCCCGCGGGTTTGTATTGGAATCTCTTAAAAAAGCTCTTAAGCGGCTTTGGCTTCTTCGTGGTGAGAGAACTGCGCCATCTGACCCATTTGATCCTGATTGAACGCAGACACGATATCCACAAGGATAACGACTTTATTGTCGACTTTACCCATACCACGCACGAAGGACATCGCGTGTTCGTTGCCCAGAACCGGAGATGGTTCGATTTGGTTTTCCTGAAGGTCCACAACCTCTTTTA
Coding sequences within it:
- the add gene encoding adenosine deaminase produces the protein MERLYSHNIRDILKVDLHRHLDCSVRWSTILELAPQVGIPLAPTSQGQKDQFLITGPMKDLGSVLNKFMNAQKVLASEEILTRVAYEACEDAFNDGVRLLELRYAPTFIADGHKSLTFEKIHRSLLKGIEQARKQFPMLIGLICIVQRIKSFDVAEKVVDFAIDHKDSFLALDLADNEEGFDPKVFAPLFQKAKKAGLRITVHSGETPSPVSAHWVRDSIEILGAERIGHGIQIINDPSVLELVKDRRIPLEICPISNYLTQSFPTYEEHPIRRLMQAGVLVTINSDDPGVFATTLSDDYEVLHRVHGFTKEDFHKCNQIAFDASFIPDIEKNRIMGEFFG
- a CDS encoding DUF6624 domain-containing protein gives rise to the protein MSYAEEILHLMREDEAVREALAATGELFQGYNAQMEKVHLRNARKLNDLIVEKGFPTIDLVGEEACTAALRIILHAISWPEFMRMQEPVLIDLAKNGKVPKSYVAILIDRIRFYEGRKQVYGTNADWDENGILRITDVEDEKNLNNRRAEMGLDPIESLVITPMDGEYHPPEPEKRHKEFIEWTFKTGWRNND
- a CDS encoding transketolase C-terminal domain-containing protein, with product MTEPIQIKTKLAGNPTQEPQFKSFVKSKDGRQIPVADPNATRALVSLMDMNAVLGGAASHYGGPAALAELMSALHGHVFDVAARENKQWYDLFHIVNDAGHCENGLYALKANYKMAGLTLDSLKKFRSIESGLTGHGEVHCFPEGVFISNGPLGSAFPQTQGVAMGEAISGKNRVTVTTISDGACMEGEAKEAFAAIPGLAKTGKMGPYVLIISDNNTKLSGRIDAESFSMTPTFASLKDLGWNVINLAEGNDLQKCYDTIVNAIEQAKANPMAPVVIHAKTVKGIGTKKTAESATGGHGFPLKSPSELPAFVGEILGGAALPDVFNTWIAELNKWEADIKASGVKDSGEKIQVGISSAMVRARKAGFPVLSVTSDLPGSTGVAGFRKEFPQDSFDVGIAESNMVSTAAGLSKLGYIPVVDTFAQFGVTKGALPLTMGALSEAPVIAVFSHTGFQDAADGASHQALSYVAMVSSIPHVDVYSLSCSEEADALMYTVIENFAKARKEGKVPNSAVFFLGRENFPKTYVAGTSYDLRKAQVLADTTAGKTKSVAIATTGSLVPQALQAAKDLESKGVGAVVVNCACVNHVDVATFKTVLEKTQGHLITVEDHQLLGGFGQILTHALMNADVTFKVKSLGVHGEFGQSAYTAADLYRKHKVDASAIVETTGTFFQKSGAW
- a CDS encoding DUF333 domain-containing protein, with the translated sequence MKMLAMISVWILVASAAWADLKIYDGKVYKPLKVQEYQKLKLSVDCFKGKTPSCDAWKAAQKQAPRANLPQALAGNPAARYCLDAGGENRIAKSDKGAEFDYCMFKDGSMIEAWGLYLKFNPVSERK